In the Bacteroidales bacterium genome, AGCAAGATAAAACGGGTCATGCAAAAAGTGGTTGCCGATGCACCGCACGAGGTATTGCTCATTCTTGATGCTTCAACCGGTCAAAATGCAATTGAGCAGGCAAAACAGTTTACTGCGGCAACTGAAGTCACCGCCCTTGCGCTCACAAAGCTGGATGGAACAGCCAAAGGTGGCGTTGTGATTGGCATTTCCGATCAACTGAAAATTCCTGTAAAATACATTGGGGTAGGAGAGAAGCTTGAACACCTGCAGATTTTCAACCGTCGTGCTTTTGTTGATTCATTGTTTGAAAAAACCTGAGCGGATTAAAATCCGATATCAATCCTGAGCTGATGGCCGATAAATCCCGAACTCATCTTCCCATTGTTAATGTTATCACGCTGGGCTGTCCCAAAAACCTGGTGGACTCTGAAAAGCTCATGGGGAAATTGAAGGTTTCCGGCATAAATGTAAGTCATGGGTTTTCGCGAAATTCCGATATTCTCATTATCAATACCTGCGGTTTTATTCAGGATGCCAAAGAGGAATCTATTGAAGCGATCCTGCAGGCGGTTCAGCAGAAAAAAAATGGAAAAGTTGCCAGGGTTGTTGTGATGGGTTGTCTTTCCGAACGCTATATGGCCGAGCTGAAAGTTGAGATTCCTGAGGTTGACCATTTTTATGGCGTCAACGACCTTGAAAAGATACTGGAAGACCTGAATGTTTCTGCCAGGCACGAGCTGTATAACGAACGAATGCTTACTACTCCGCCGCATTACGCGTATTTGAAAATTGCTGAAGGCTGCGATCGTACCTGTTCTTTCTGTGCGATCCCACTCATCCGTGGAAAAAATATTTCGCTGCCGCTTGAAAACTTGCTTGAAGAAACCCGGGCACTTGCAGCAAAAGGAGTGAAAGAACTGATTTTGGTTGCCCAGGATCTGACCTGGTACGGCCTCGATTTATATAAGAAACGCATGCTAGCGGCTTTGCTCGAAAAGCTTGTCGAAATTGATGGCATTGAATGGATCAGGTTGCATTATGCCTATCCTGCCGCTTTCCCAATGGATGTATTGGACGTAATGGCCGCCCAGCCCAAGATTTGCAAATACCTCGATATACCTTTCCAGCACATCAGCAGCGATTTGCTGGCGTCAATGCGACGTGGCATCAACAAAGAAGAGACTTACAGGCTGATTGATGTTATTCGTAGAAAGGTTCCGGGAATTACCTTACGAACCTCACTGATGGTGGGCTATCCAGGCGAAACACAAGAGCATTTTGAAGAATTGAAGGAGTTTATCGGCACTGTCCGATTTGAGCGCATGGGGGTTTTTACCTACTCCGAAGAAGAAGGAACTCGGGCTGCATCATTGGCTGACGAAATCCCAAAGTCAGTAAAGGATGAACGCGCAGCAGAATTAATGGAATTACAGCAGCAAATATCTGAAGAACTTAATCTTGCCAAAGTTGGCAAAACCTTGAAAACAATTATCGAAGGCAAAGAAGGTGATTATTATGTTGGGCGAACCGAATATGATTCACCGGGAATTGATAATGAGGTTCTGATTCCAGTAGCAGAGAAAAGCCTGAAGACTGGCGAATTCTATAATATCCGGATTCTGAAAGCCGATGCGTTTGATGTTTATGGGTCAGTGATAGATTGAAGCTTGTGCTCCGAAAAGTCCTTGATGAATTTCTTAACACATAGTCACATAGATCACATAGTTTTTTTTAATTATCAAACAGTCAGTTTTTAAACTATGTGATTTCTATGTGTCTATGAATCTATGTGGTTCAAAACAACTTTTTGGAGTGGCTCAAACCTTTCAAATTCAGAATTACCAATTACTGGTTCATTACTCAGGTTTTTAACTAATTCCTACTTTTGATTCCTGAATCTATAATGGATTACGTTCAAACTAATTCCAAGTACATGACTTCTAAGACTATCCTGAACCCGTTCTCAAAAAGCGAAAACTACAATTGTTTCGGCTGTTCTCCCCGCAATCCCATCGGTTTACAACTTGTATTCCAGGAGGATGGTGATTGGATCACTGCCGAATGGACTCCCAATCGTGATCATGAAGGCTGGTTCAATGTAGTGCATGGTGGTATTCAAACGGCATTGCTTGACGAACTTGGAAGCTGGGTAGTTTTTGTGAAAATGGGAACCGCAGGCGTTACCTCAAAGCTTGAGATAAAGTTTCTGAAACCGGTACATGTTGACCACGGCAAGATCAAGATCAAGGGTCGTATCATTGAAACACGCCGGAACATTGTCATCATAGAAGCATTGCTTTACAATGGCAATGGAGAATTATGTGCCGAATCAGTGATGCATTATTTTGCGTTCTCACATGAAAAAGCCAGGCAGTTGATGATGTTTCCCGGCCGGGAAGCGTTTTATGAAAATGGAGTATGATTCAAAATTCCAAACTCCAGATTCAATATACTCAGTCTCAATGATTAAAATCCGCACAATCTTGAATCTTAAATTTGAAATCTTGAATTGCTTAGTCTTCCTCCTGATAGTGTAAAGCCTCAGTTTTCGCACCTACCATCGCTTCATAATCAGCTTGCCAGAAGAATTTCTCTTCGCCGAAAGCCGGCTTAAGATCATCAAGCCAAACAGCATCAGGATCATACTTTGCAAAAAACGGAACCCTTACCCATTCCGGGTTGCGGCCTTGCAGGAATTGCAGCACATAAACCTTTTCACCACGAATCTCTGCTACACCCAGGATATGGATTTTGCCTGGTGAGGCTGACATACTCGGCCCCCGAACGGTTCGGGAAACACCGCTAACCCGCATATAGGCATTGCGGTAAATATGGTATGCCCGCTCCAGACCAACGCTGAAATAGTGTTGTGCCCCCGTATCTCGTGCGAGGAACATATAATAAGGTATGCATCCAAGTTTTGCCTGTATACGCCACATTTTCAGCCAGACTTTATAATCATCATTGATATGCCTGAGCAATGGCGACTGGGTTCGGATTTCCACATTCACATCCCTCAGGTTTTTAATAGCTTTTCTAACAGCTTTTGTCTCAAGCTCAGTATAGTGGTTGAAATGCGCCATGAGCGCGATGTGGCGCCCTGATCTGGCAACCTTCTCAAAAAGATTGATTAGAGCGGGAGTATCTTTGTCATTGATGAATTTGTAAGGCCAATAAGCTAGCGCTTTTGTGCCAATACGGATTGTATGCAAATTTTCGAGTTCGGGAACCAACAATGGTTCAATATAACTCTCCAGCAGTTTGGCGCTCATTACCATAGGATCGCCACCGGTGAAAAGAATATTGGTAGCTTCAGGTTTGGACTTCATATAACGCACCAAAAGATCGGCCTCTTTTGAAGCAAACTTCATATCATCCATGCCAACAAACTGTGGCCAGCGAAAGCAAAATGTGCAATAAGCATGGCAGGTTTGACCCTGGCTAGGAAAAAACAGCGCAGTTTCGCGGTACTTATGCTGCATGCCATGAAGTTTCACACCATCAAGTTCCGGAACATTAAGGTCAAGCTGTCCGGCTGGATGCGGATTTAACTCCATCCTGATTTCGTTTGCAACTTTAGCGATTTCTTGTTTATCCGAACCGCTTTTTATCAAATCAGCCATCTTGTTGAAGTGATGTGGCTGCAGCATTTCCTTTTGCGGAAATGTAAGAATGAACATTGGATCGTTGGGAACATTCTCCCAGTTAATTAATTCATTTACAACGTATGAATTGCTTTTAAATGGCAGCACATTCGCTACAACTTCTATATCAAACATCTGCTCTTCTGATAGCTTTGCGATTTGTGGGATCTGTCTGTAATTGTGAAGTGTAAAGGCTTTGTACTCACTGGTTTTATAGTGGTTGTTGCTGTTCCGGTTTGAAGTAACTTCGTACATAATAATTGGTATTATCCTATAAGAGTTTGATTAATAGCAATTTAATTCGATTTTAGTCAAATCCTTGCAAAGATAAGTATAATGGATGTAAAAGACAAGCCGTACAATCGGCGATATTACATTTATCGTAGATTAGGCTATCATCGCATAAATCACACCGGCTGCACCAATGAATGCCAGGGAATAGACAATCCTTACAGGCATAACACCATTATTTTCGGCTGTTTTTCCAAAAATACCAAACACAAGAGGATGCACAAGGAAAGGCATAGCGAACACAAAAGCGATCATAGTTGCAGCTTGTTGGCCGAACATACCACCCTGAATTGCTGCAAACAAACCAAAATGGGAGATAGCAGAAGAATT is a window encoding:
- a CDS encoding PaaI family thioesterase; protein product: MTSKTILNPFSKSENYNCFGCSPRNPIGLQLVFQEDGDWITAEWTPNRDHEGWFNVVHGGIQTALLDELGSWVVFVKMGTAGVTSKLEIKFLKPVHVDHGKIKIKGRIIETRRNIVIIEALLYNGNGELCAESVMHYFAFSHEKARQLMMFPGREAFYENGV
- the rimO gene encoding 30S ribosomal protein S12 methylthiotransferase RimO, yielding MADKSRTHLPIVNVITLGCPKNLVDSEKLMGKLKVSGINVSHGFSRNSDILIINTCGFIQDAKEESIEAILQAVQQKKNGKVARVVVMGCLSERYMAELKVEIPEVDHFYGVNDLEKILEDLNVSARHELYNERMLTTPPHYAYLKIAEGCDRTCSFCAIPLIRGKNISLPLENLLEETRALAAKGVKELILVAQDLTWYGLDLYKKRMLAALLEKLVEIDGIEWIRLHYAYPAAFPMDVLDVMAAQPKICKYLDIPFQHISSDLLASMRRGINKEETYRLIDVIRRKVPGITLRTSLMVGYPGETQEHFEELKEFIGTVRFERMGVFTYSEEEGTRAASLADEIPKSVKDERAAELMELQQQISEELNLAKVGKTLKTIIEGKEGDYYVGRTEYDSPGIDNEVLIPVAEKSLKTGEFYNIRILKADAFDVYGSVID
- a CDS encoding lysine 2,3-aminomutase, coding for MYEVTSNRNSNNHYKTSEYKAFTLHNYRQIPQIAKLSEEQMFDIEVVANVLPFKSNSYVVNELINWENVPNDPMFILTFPQKEMLQPHHFNKMADLIKSGSDKQEIAKVANEIRMELNPHPAGQLDLNVPELDGVKLHGMQHKYRETALFFPSQGQTCHAYCTFCFRWPQFVGMDDMKFASKEADLLVRYMKSKPEATNILFTGGDPMVMSAKLLESYIEPLLVPELENLHTIRIGTKALAYWPYKFINDKDTPALINLFEKVARSGRHIALMAHFNHYTELETKAVRKAIKNLRDVNVEIRTQSPLLRHINDDYKVWLKMWRIQAKLGCIPYYMFLARDTGAQHYFSVGLERAYHIYRNAYMRVSGVSRTVRGPSMSASPGKIHILGVAEIRGEKVYVLQFLQGRNPEWVRVPFFAKYDPDAVWLDDLKPAFGEEKFFWQADYEAMVGAKTEALHYQEED